A genomic segment from Sulfitobacter mediterraneus encodes:
- a CDS encoding ABC transporter substrate-binding protein — translation MKSYALGIACGVALGTSGAAFAEPQAEVLHYWTSGGEAKSVAVLQEEFAANGGTWTDMPVAGGGGDAAMTALRARVLSGNAPTAVQLKGPAIQEWYEEGVLADISAVAEANNWEAVLPASIAGHMKCEGTWCAAPVNVHRVDWIWANANVLEANGIEMPTSWDAFNAAADKLQAAGIIPLAHGGQAWQDATVFEAVALGILGAEGFHKAFVELDKDTLTSDAMVATFDQMRKMRGYVDPNFSGRDWNLATAMVMNGEAAFQIMGDWAKGEFMAAGKAPGEDFLCASTPGDGFLYNVDSFAMFEVGGADKQAGQALLAELVVGKNFQKVFNLNKGSIPARTDVPLDEFDSCAVLSAADMAASSENGSLLPSYAHGMALRGAQAGAITDVVTAHFNSDMSSADAVQMLAEAVANSM, via the coding sequence ATGAAATCCTATGCTTTGGGTATTGCCTGCGGTGTCGCACTGGGCACATCCGGCGCGGCCTTTGCCGAACCGCAAGCCGAGGTGCTGCATTACTGGACATCCGGCGGTGAGGCCAAGTCCGTTGCCGTGTTGCAAGAAGAGTTTGCCGCGAATGGCGGCACCTGGACGGACATGCCAGTGGCAGGCGGCGGCGGTGATGCCGCGATGACCGCTTTGCGGGCGCGGGTTCTGTCGGGCAATGCGCCCACTGCCGTACAGCTGAAAGGCCCTGCCATTCAGGAATGGTACGAAGAAGGCGTGCTGGCCGATATCTCTGCCGTTGCCGAGGCCAACAATTGGGAGGCCGTTTTGCCAGCCTCTATTGCGGGCCACATGAAATGCGAGGGCACCTGGTGTGCGGCCCCTGTGAACGTCCACCGCGTGGATTGGATCTGGGCCAATGCAAATGTGCTTGAGGCCAATGGCATCGAAATGCCAACCAGCTGGGACGCGTTCAACGCCGCCGCAGACAAGCTGCAAGCGGCGGGGATCATTCCACTGGCCCATGGCGGTCAGGCCTGGCAGGACGCGACAGTGTTTGAGGCTGTCGCGCTTGGCATTCTGGGCGCCGAAGGGTTTCACAAGGCCTTTGTCGAGCTGGACAAAGATACGCTGACCTCTGATGCGATGGTCGCCACCTTCGACCAGATGCGCAAAATGCGCGGCTATGTTGATCCGAACTTCTCTGGCCGTGACTGGAACCTGGCCACAGCCATGGTAATGAACGGCGAAGCGGCGTTTCAGATCATGGGCGACTGGGCGAAGGGCGAGTTTATGGCAGCGGGCAAAGCGCCCGGCGAGGATTTCCTCTGTGCCTCCACCCCCGGTGACGGTTTCCTCTACAACGTCGACAGCTTTGCGATGTTCGAAGTGGGCGGCGCGGACAAACAGGCGGGTCAAGCCCTGCTGGCCGAGCTGGTCGTCGGCAAGAACTTCCAAAAGGTGTTCAACCTGAACAAAGGCTCGATCCCTGCACGCACGGACGTGCCACTGGACGAGTTTGACAGCTGCGCGGTCCTGTCTGCGGCAGATATGGCAGCCAGCTCTGAGAACGGGTCGCTCTTGCCCAGCTATGCGCACGGCATGGCCCTGCGCGGCGCACAGGCCGGAGCGATCACCGACGTTGTGACCGCACATTTCAACTCTGACATGTCCTCTGCGGATGCGGTTCAGATGTTGGCCGAGGCTGTTGCAAACAGCATGTAA
- a CDS encoding response regulator transcription factor, with the protein MTIPRILVVDDDQDVRQMVTQFLRQNGAMALPAGTETEVRKHLGGGRVDLILLDVMLGDENGLEICARLRSEQDVPIIIVSALSADHQRMEGYEVGADDYIAKPFNPDLLLARVKAVLSRARRSSSLVHRRNTKTFEFHGWVYNAKRGEVLSPAGIQVTLSRRELALLQTLVANPHIPLTREEIAAALDVTGEAGQTADATGRAIDVLVGRLRSKIENNPKDPQILRTERGVGYVFVADVTVQDQ; encoded by the coding sequence GTGACAATCCCCCGGATTCTTGTGGTTGATGACGATCAGGACGTGCGCCAGATGGTGACGCAATTCCTGCGCCAGAACGGTGCGATGGCCCTGCCTGCGGGGACCGAAACGGAAGTGCGCAAACATCTCGGTGGCGGGCGGGTGGATCTGATCTTGCTTGATGTGATGCTGGGGGATGAAAACGGTCTTGAGATCTGTGCGAGGTTGCGCAGTGAACAGGACGTACCGATCATCATTGTCTCGGCCCTGTCAGCCGATCATCAGCGCATGGAAGGCTATGAGGTTGGCGCGGATGATTACATCGCCAAACCGTTCAATCCTGATCTGCTGCTGGCGCGGGTCAAGGCCGTGCTGTCACGGGCGCGGCGGTCGTCGTCCTTGGTCCATCGGCGCAATACCAAGACTTTTGAATTTCACGGTTGGGTCTACAACGCCAAACGCGGCGAGGTTCTGTCGCCAGCGGGTATTCAGGTCACCCTGTCACGGCGCGAGCTGGCTTTGCTGCAAACACTGGTGGCCAATCCGCATATCCCCTTGACCCGCGAAGAGATCGCCGCCGCGCTGGATGTGACGGGCGAGGCGGGCCAGACAGCCGATGCCACGGGCCGCGCCATTGATGTGCTGGTGGGGCGGCTTCGGTCCAAGATTGAGAACAACCCCAAAGACCCGCAAATCCTGCGCACTGAACGCGGGGTCGGCTATGTCTTTGTGGCGGATGTTACGGTGCAGGACCAGTGA
- a CDS encoding sensor histidine kinase, whose protein sequence is MKALHSLRAIVSALVLAAFVSAAMAVGLWMQSTQNWKSHLAKAQLAGTTLYYAMQNGTAPPEGVRVTPLSAVDQSHAEAGAFHQISGAPNGARITNVPILADALNRTTSKPLMLAILSPDLTYRLAGLPHRDGQTAAETTGAVLRLLASYCSDPVVVAQMGQAPWVRIEGAPVWGCDAAPADLRLPAVLFAIVAFGILITIALNQSSDFARFAAQLRDRRRVGGPASYDLPGPQELQDIVAAVNSYLEAEREQLANRAAVLSGVSHDLGTPATRLRLRTALIGDPELRGKLDADIDSMTGMIESVLTYTRAEMNVEEPRKLSLNALIDAVVTDYQDMGRAVSFRAAQDVVMQGGGSVFMSRQGQSVMAGDRQITVTGRPIALQRAMANLIDNALKYGRRATVSFEADADTATIIVEDEGSDSSAKDIEALLAPFQRGDNTATIDGYGLGLTIVSTIAQLHGGALSFEDTAVGVSARLMIKRG, encoded by the coding sequence GTGAAGGCTTTGCACAGCCTTCGCGCCATTGTCAGCGCCTTGGTGCTGGCGGCCTTTGTATCGGCAGCAATGGCTGTGGGCCTTTGGATGCAATCGACCCAAAACTGGAAATCCCATCTGGCAAAGGCGCAACTGGCGGGGACAACCCTTTATTATGCGATGCAAAACGGCACCGCCCCGCCCGAAGGCGTCCGCGTCACGCCCTTGTCAGCGGTGGATCAAAGCCACGCAGAGGCCGGGGCCTTTCACCAGATCAGTGGTGCACCCAATGGAGCGCGGATCACCAATGTGCCGATCCTTGCAGATGCCCTGAACCGCACCACCAGCAAACCGCTGATGCTGGCGATCCTGTCGCCTGACTTGACCTATCGTTTGGCCGGACTGCCACACCGCGACGGGCAAACAGCGGCGGAAACCACAGGCGCGGTGCTGCGGCTCTTGGCCTCTTATTGCAGCGATCCTGTGGTGGTGGCCCAGATGGGGCAGGCGCCCTGGGTGCGGATCGAGGGTGCACCCGTCTGGGGCTGCGATGCGGCGCCTGCGGACCTGCGCCTGCCTGCGGTTCTCTTTGCCATTGTCGCTTTCGGCATTCTGATAACCATTGCCCTCAACCAATCCTCCGACTTCGCCCGCTTTGCCGCGCAGTTGCGGGATCGCCGCCGGGTGGGCGGGCCAGCGAGCTATGATCTGCCCGGTCCGCAAGAGCTTCAGGACATTGTTGCGGCGGTGAACAGCTATCTAGAGGCGGAACGGGAGCAACTGGCCAATCGGGCTGCGGTTTTGTCAGGTGTCAGTCATGACCTTGGCACACCTGCCACACGGCTGCGGCTGCGCACGGCGCTTATTGGCGATCCCGAACTGCGCGGCAAACTGGACGCGGACATCGACAGCATGACCGGCATGATCGAAAGCGTTCTGACCTACACCCGCGCCGAGATGAACGTGGAGGAGCCGCGCAAGCTGTCGCTGAATGCGCTGATCGATGCGGTGGTGACGGACTATCAAGATATGGGCCGCGCCGTCAGTTTTCGCGCCGCACAGGATGTGGTGATGCAGGGGGGCGGCTCGGTGTTCATGTCCCGTCAGGGGCAAAGCGTGATGGCAGGAGATCGCCAGATCACGGTCACAGGCCGCCCGATTGCCCTGCAACGGGCGATGGCCAATCTGATCGACAATGCACTGAAATACGGGCGGCGGGCGACGGTTTCGTTTGAGGCAGACGCAGACACCGCAACGATCATTGTCGAGGATGAAGGCTCCGACAGTTCCGCCAAGGACATCGAGGCATTGCTGGCCCCGTTTCAACGGGGCGACAATACTGCCACGATTGATGGCTATGGTCTTGGTCTAACGATCGTCTCCACCATCGCCCAATTGCATGGCGGAGCATTGTCGTTTGAAGACACGGCTGTTGGCGTCTCGGCGCGGTTGATGATCAAGCGCGGGTAG
- a CDS encoding M24 family metallopeptidase, whose translation MFQRNLETFRTRMTEAGLDVALITDEDSVYYLTGYYDYLHMEFGRPTILVVLRDGSSVLITPTIDYVAAQNAAQVDRIAPWNDGAGAEWRAELPAALKGARKIALETAHMPPAVRRFVDDLAGAQMVVDATPILSKMRMIKSPAELQLARHAGQVANAMMQAGRDAIGDGVPEFEVAIATSQAGTRKAAQLLAAHYEDADMSPNTHFLQIMASGDQITKTHHRASTRVMRRGEPVFLCFCGMTNFHRFKLGFDRTFWIGEVADARQIPIYDVAVASQKAALKILRPGVTAETVHAAYAEVIQTAGYEYPFRCGRATGFSYLEDPQLVTGDTTILQPGMVLAVDGSVNTDHFRAQVGDSFIITEDGFEQITDHSKALDDVVL comes from the coding sequence ATGTTCCAACGCAACCTTGAGACCTTTCGCACAAGGATGACCGAGGCGGGTTTGGATGTGGCGCTGATCACGGATGAGGACAGCGTCTATTACCTGACCGGCTATTACGACTATTTGCATATGGAATTTGGCCGCCCGACGATTTTGGTTGTGCTGCGTGACGGGTCAAGCGTTCTTATCACCCCGACCATTGACTATGTCGCGGCCCAAAATGCGGCGCAGGTGGACAGGATCGCCCCATGGAATGATGGGGCTGGCGCAGAATGGCGGGCCGAACTTCCCGCCGCTTTGAAAGGAGCCCGAAAGATTGCGCTTGAAACCGCGCATATGCCGCCCGCTGTCCGCCGTTTTGTGGATGACCTCGCAGGGGCGCAAATGGTGGTGGATGCCACGCCGATCCTGTCAAAGATGCGGATGATCAAATCCCCCGCCGAATTGCAGCTGGCCCGCCATGCCGGGCAAGTCGCCAATGCGATGATGCAGGCGGGACGGGACGCCATCGGAGACGGTGTACCAGAATTTGAGGTGGCCATCGCAACCTCACAGGCGGGCACGCGGAAGGCCGCGCAACTGCTGGCCGCGCATTATGAGGACGCCGACATGTCCCCCAACACCCATTTCCTGCAGATCATGGCCTCTGGGGATCAGATCACAAAAACCCACCACCGTGCCTCAACCCGCGTGATGCGGCGCGGAGAGCCGGTGTTTCTTTGCTTTTGCGGCATGACCAATTTTCACCGCTTCAAGCTGGGCTTTGACCGGACCTTCTGGATTGGCGAGGTTGCGGATGCGCGGCAGATTCCAATCTATGATGTTGCCGTGGCCAGCCAAAAGGCCGCGCTCAAAATCTTGCGCCCCGGCGTAACGGCAGAGACTGTGCATGCCGCCTATGCCGAGGTGATCCAGACGGCGGGCTATGAGTATCCGTTCCGCTGTGGCCGCGCGACGGGGTTTAGCTATCTTGAAGATCCACAACTGGTGACGGGTGATACCACGATCCTGCAGCCCGGCATGGTTCTGGCCGTGGACGGGTCGGTGAACACCGATCATTTCAGGGCACAGGTTGGTGACAGTTTTATTATCACCGAAGACGGGTTTGAACAGATCACGGACCACTCCAAAGCGCTCGACGATGTGGTGTTGTAG
- a CDS encoding amidohydrolase, with product MTPKDLRQLRRHFHRNPELGFEEDQTKDKVAEILTDLGIEVHRGAGIIGILKRGTGNRAIALRADMDALPILETSLHDYPSQTPGKMHACGHDGHMSMLLGAAADLAGNDGFDGTVVLIFQPNEEHGLGANAMINEGVLERFPVQEIYAIHNLPGAPLGQLSTRPGLICSSESLFEVTIQGQGGHASMPQAGRDSITIGSEIVLALQTIVSRKLAPGAGVVVSVTEFLTNGQRNVLPGSAVLKGDVRARSGEDRKAVAALMDQIAKGIGMAHGVEVTVAFNTEFIETVNAPEPVEAALEAGRALGLNVIGNREPMSFSEDFAHFSAAIPGCFLLLGNGTEGANGRPLHASDYDFNDDLLPIGAAFWAQLVRSRLPAQT from the coding sequence ATGACGCCAAAAGATCTGCGCCAATTGCGGCGGCATTTTCATCGCAATCCCGAACTCGGCTTCGAAGAAGACCAAACCAAGGACAAAGTGGCCGAGATTTTGACGGATCTCGGGATCGAAGTGCATCGCGGCGCGGGCATTATTGGTATCCTCAAGCGCGGCACCGGCAATCGCGCCATCGCCCTGCGGGCCGATATGGATGCCTTGCCCATTCTAGAGACCAGTTTGCACGACTACCCATCCCAGACCCCTGGCAAAATGCATGCCTGCGGCCATGACGGGCATATGTCGATGCTTCTGGGGGCAGCGGCAGATCTGGCTGGCAATGATGGTTTTGATGGCACAGTGGTCCTGATTTTTCAGCCCAACGAAGAGCACGGGCTGGGCGCCAACGCCATGATAAATGAAGGGGTGCTCGAACGGTTTCCAGTTCAGGAGATCTACGCCATTCACAATCTGCCCGGCGCGCCGCTTGGGCAACTCTCCACCCGTCCCGGCCTGATCTGTTCCAGCGAAAGCCTGTTTGAAGTCACCATCCAAGGTCAGGGCGGTCATGCGTCGATGCCGCAGGCGGGGCGCGACAGCATCACTATCGGATCAGAGATCGTGCTGGCGCTGCAAACCATCGTATCGCGCAAACTGGCACCCGGCGCTGGTGTGGTGGTTTCGGTGACAGAGTTTCTGACAAATGGTCAGCGCAACGTGTTGCCCGGATCTGCGGTTCTGAAGGGGGATGTGCGTGCCCGGTCCGGTGAGGACAGGAAAGCCGTCGCAGCATTGATGGACCAGATCGCCAAGGGGATCGGCATGGCACATGGCGTTGAAGTGACTGTGGCGTTCAACACGGAATTTATTGAAACGGTGAATGCACCCGAACCGGTAGAGGCTGCTTTGGAGGCAGGGCGAGCCTTGGGACTTAACGTGATCGGAAACCGCGAACCGATGAGCTTTTCCGAGGACTTCGCCCATTTCAGTGCCGCCATTCCGGGGTGCTTTTTGTTGTTGGGCAATGGAACTGAAGGCGCAAATGGCCGCCCGCTGCATGCATCGGATTACGATTTCAACGATGATCTGTTGCCCATTGGCGCGGCGTTTTGGGCGCAGCTTGTGCGCAGCCGACTGCCCGCCCAGACATGA
- a CDS encoding GFA family protein, whose product MTAQNGPFQGGCACGHVRYEISSTPMIVHGCHCRWCQRESGGALAVNALIEADRVTVTKGDVADILVPSQSGIGQLFSKCPQCQVTLWSKYLAMRGGLGQLVRFIRVGTLDNPDAFPPDVHIFTSTKQPWVVLPQDAPAFEEYFVIKDVWSPESLTRRAVLHKMAGTPAP is encoded by the coding sequence ATGACCGCACAAAATGGCCCCTTTCAGGGCGGATGCGCCTGCGGGCATGTCCGCTATGAGATCAGCAGCACTCCAATGATTGTCCACGGATGTCACTGCCGTTGGTGCCAGCGCGAAAGTGGCGGCGCGTTGGCGGTGAATGCATTGATCGAAGCGGACCGGGTGACGGTCACCAAGGGTGACGTGGCCGATATTTTGGTACCCTCGCAAAGCGGCATCGGACAGTTGTTTTCAAAGTGTCCGCAGTGTCAGGTCACACTATGGAGCAAATATCTGGCGATGCGCGGCGGTTTGGGTCAATTGGTGCGGTTTATCCGGGTTGGCACCCTTGATAATCCTGACGCCTTTCCGCCCGATGTGCATATTTTCACCTCAACAAAACAGCCGTGGGTGGTGTTGCCGCAGGATGCGCCTGCCTTTGAGGAATACTTCGTCATCAAAGATGTATGGAGCCCAGAAAGCCTCACACGGCGGGCGGTTCTGCACAAGATGGCGGGCACCCCTGCCCCCTAG
- a CDS encoding LuxR C-terminal-related transcriptional regulator, whose translation MVETRIDDSFREGQFAELAYLYAPVGLVVTENRVIRDCNLTFASMFGYEIKDLRDQVFAVLYPSDEEFANIRDRGVKELQTTNHYWDERIMARKDGSLFWCRVRGHSFTPDAPLGRAVWSFADLSEVRPYKPLTRREREIVSFLALGLTSKEIAIKLDISHRTVEIYRAKLLKKFGVANTSSLLQSLGEVDSVHVVGR comes from the coding sequence ATTGTGGAAACACGTATAGACGACAGCTTTCGAGAAGGGCAGTTCGCAGAGCTGGCCTATCTTTATGCGCCTGTGGGTCTGGTGGTTACGGAAAACCGCGTGATCCGCGATTGCAACCTTACATTTGCCAGCATGTTCGGATACGAAATCAAGGACTTGCGCGATCAAGTTTTTGCGGTTCTCTATCCATCGGACGAGGAGTTCGCCAATATCCGCGACCGCGGTGTGAAAGAGCTGCAAACCACCAACCACTATTGGGACGAGCGGATCATGGCACGCAAGGACGGCAGCCTGTTCTGGTGCCGGGTGCGCGGCCATTCCTTTACCCCAGACGCGCCCTTGGGCCGCGCGGTGTGGAGTTTCGCGGATCTGTCCGAGGTGCGCCCCTACAAGCCCCTGACCCGCCGCGAGCGCGAGATTGTCTCTTTTCTTGCGCTTGGCCTGACCAGCAAAGAGATCGCCATCAAGCTGGATATCTCTCATAGAACGGTCGAGATTTACCGCGCCAAACTGCTCAAGAAATTCGGCGTCGCCAACACCAGCAGTCTGCTGCAATCGCTGGGCGAGGTGGATTCTGTGCATGTTGTTGGACGCTAG
- a CDS encoding substrate-binding domain-containing protein, translating to MKLFTRRLGAALFGLAIATTAQAEDPVKIALVHGISGHSFEVFSKQAQTGFELGIEYATGGTNMIKGHPIEIIHKDTQFKPDVARAVLAEAYGDDEVLLAVGATSSGVTKGLLPIAEEYERILIIEPAVADSLTGPDSNRYVFKTSRNSSMDMQAQALALAPDENLFVATLAEDYAFGRDGIAAFKAALDGSGATIVTEEYTPQGTTDFTAATERMFNALKDKEGRKVILIYVAGGGDPMGKILAMQPERHGIEISTGGHILPVLPTYKRAPGMEGAIYYYYEMPKNPVNEWLVKTHQERFDGPPDFFTAGGMAAALAVVKALETAEDWETEALITAMEGMSWETPKGTMTFRPEDHQALQSMYHFKIRVDDDVAWAIPDLVREITAEEMDIPIGRNN from the coding sequence ATGAAATTATTCACACGGCGGCTTGGGGCCGCCTTGTTTGGTCTGGCCATCGCGACCACTGCGCAGGCCGAAGATCCGGTCAAGATCGCGCTGGTACACGGCATATCGGGGCACTCGTTCGAGGTGTTCTCAAAGCAGGCTCAAACCGGGTTTGAGCTGGGCATCGAATATGCAACGGGCGGCACCAATATGATCAAGGGCCACCCGATCGAGATCATTCACAAGGACACGCAGTTCAAACCGGATGTGGCCCGCGCCGTTCTGGCCGAGGCTTACGGTGACGATGAGGTCTTGCTCGCCGTTGGGGCGACATCCTCTGGCGTGACCAAGGGATTGCTGCCGATTGCCGAGGAATATGAGCGTATCTTGATCATTGAACCGGCCGTTGCCGACAGCCTGACCGGGCCGGACAGCAACCGCTATGTGTTCAAGACATCACGCAACTCGTCGATGGACATGCAGGCGCAGGCTTTGGCCTTGGCACCGGATGAGAACCTTTTTGTGGCGACCTTGGCCGAAGACTATGCTTTTGGCCGTGATGGCATTGCCGCGTTCAAGGCGGCGCTGGATGGCTCTGGTGCCACCATCGTGACCGAGGAATACACACCACAGGGCACCACGGATTTCACCGCTGCAACGGAACGGATGTTCAACGCGCTGAAGGACAAGGAAGGCCGCAAGGTTATCCTGATCTATGTGGCGGGCGGCGGCGACCCGATGGGCAAAATTCTGGCCATGCAGCCGGAACGCCACGGCATCGAGATCTCCACTGGCGGTCACATCCTGCCGGTACTGCCGACCTACAAACGCGCGCCGGGCATGGAAGGGGCGATCTACTATTACTACGAAATGCCCAAGAATCCGGTCAACGAATGGCTTGTGAAAACCCATCAGGAACGTTTCGACGGCCCGCCTGATTTCTTTACCGCCGGCGGGATGGCCGCAGCGCTGGCCGTGGTCAAGGCGCTGGAGACAGCCGAAGACTGGGAAACCGAAGCGCTGATCACCGCGATGGAAGGCATGAGCTGGGAAACCCCCAAGGGCACAATGACCTTCCGCCCCGAAGACCATCAGGCGCTGCAATCCATGTATCACTTCAAAATCCGTGTGGATGATGATGTGGCATGGGCGATCCCTGATCTGGTGCGGGAAATCACCGCCGAAGAGATGGACATCCCCATCGGGCGCAACAATTAA
- a CDS encoding ABC transporter ATP-binding protein: MTMQPSLETRDLTIRFGGHVAVNAVSCAFHPGELTVIVGPNGAGKTTYFNLISGQLAATRGQVMKSGTDLTRMSPSARAQRGIGRAFQLTNLFPQLSVLENIRLAVQARSGDGWRMLRQVAGLRHLEEQAEHYLEAAKLSGVAHLPASALPHGDQRKLEVALLMAMEPDIYMFDEPTAGMSLDHAPDVLDLIAGIKNDTTKTVLLVEHKMDVVRSLADRIIVLHNGELLADGAPDAVMSSDIVRDVYLGKSAVPA, translated from the coding sequence ATGACAATGCAACCTTCCTTGGAAACGCGCGATCTGACGATCCGCTTTGGCGGCCATGTGGCCGTGAACGCGGTCTCATGCGCCTTTCATCCCGGCGAATTGACCGTGATTGTCGGCCCAAACGGCGCGGGCAAGACGACCTATTTCAACCTGATCTCGGGGCAACTGGCGGCCACGCGAGGGCAAGTGATGAAATCCGGCACCGACCTCACGCGCATGTCCCCTTCTGCACGGGCGCAGCGCGGCATTGGCCGGGCGTTCCAACTGACCAATCTGTTCCCTCAATTGTCGGTCCTTGAAAACATCCGCCTTGCGGTGCAGGCCCGCTCCGGCGACGGCTGGCGGATGCTGCGGCAGGTGGCGGGCCTGAGACATCTCGAAGAACAAGCCGAGCATTACCTTGAAGCCGCCAAGCTGAGCGGGGTCGCGCATTTGCCAGCGTCGGCCTTGCCCCATGGCGATCAGCGCAAGCTGGAGGTGGCGCTTTTGATGGCGATGGAGCCGGATATCTATATGTTTGATGAACCCACCGCGGGCATGTCATTGGACCACGCGCCGGACGTGTTGGATCTGATTGCAGGCATCAAGAATGACACCACCAAAACCGTTCTGCTGGTGGAGCATAAGATGGACGTGGTGCGCAGCCTCGCCGACCGGATCATCGTTCTGCACAATGGAGAGCTGCTTGCGGATGGGGCACCGGATGCTGTGATGTCCAGCGATATCGTGCGCGATGTCTACCTTGGCAAATCGGCGGTGCCCGCATGA
- a CDS encoding ABC transporter ATP-binding protein codes for MSLLTLNAMKTNIGQYAVLHDVTLDVPEGGVFVLLGRNGAGKTTTLRSIMGLWQPSPGSVLFNGKDITAMHTADIARLDIAFVPENMGVFGGLTVEENLILATAKGRFDPARLKRIYELFPALETFWTKQAWSLSGGQKQMLAVARAIIEPRALILIDEPTKGLAPAIVDAMADAFREIAQNTTILLVEQNFEFAKSLGRDMAVIDDGRIAHSGTMADFAADTALQDRLLSLSA; via the coding sequence ATGAGCCTTCTGACCCTCAATGCGATGAAAACCAACATCGGCCAATATGCGGTTTTGCATGATGTGACCCTTGATGTGCCCGAAGGTGGCGTGTTTGTCCTCTTGGGCCGCAATGGTGCGGGTAAAACAACCACGCTGCGCTCGATCATGGGCTTGTGGCAACCTTCACCGGGGTCGGTGCTGTTCAATGGCAAAGATATCACCGCGATGCACACGGCAGACATCGCCCGGTTGGATATCGCCTTTGTCCCTGAAAATATGGGTGTTTTTGGAGGCCTGACCGTTGAGGAAAACCTGATCCTTGCCACCGCCAAAGGCCGGTTTGATCCTGCCCGTCTGAAACGGATTTATGAGCTGTTCCCCGCGCTTGAGACCTTTTGGACCAAACAGGCGTGGTCGCTGTCAGGGGGGCAGAAACAAATGCTGGCCGTGGCCCGCGCCATTATCGAACCGCGTGCGCTGATCCTGATTGACGAGCCGACCAAGGGGCTGGCGCCCGCGATTGTGGATGCGATGGCCGATGCCTTTCGCGAGATCGCGCAGAACACGACAATCCTGCTGGTCGAACAGAACTTTGAATTTGCCAAATCGCTGGGCCGCGACATGGCGGTGATTGACGACGGCCGGATTGCCCACAGCGGCACGATGGCCGATTTCGCCGCAGATACGGCGCTGCAAGACCGGCTGTTGAGCCTGTCAGCCTGA
- a CDS encoding branched-chain amino acid ABC transporter permease — MQQINDFAGRLGGVYLLPVVVAALAFVMIGAPSSWVTLTVAGLAMGMMIFLMASGLSLVFGLMDVLNFGHSAFVSFGAFIAASVLAWLSGWLEADAVSLNIAALFLAFGAAILFGLVAGWFFETVIVKPVYKDHLRQILITMGALIVAEQMILAIWGGTPVSVPRPEFLEGSLLIGDITIEIYRIFAFLLGLGVYAALYLTLNRTRIGLLIRAGVENREMVEALGFRVDRLFVAVFMLGSALAALGGAMWAGYETLITPALGAEMMIVVFIVVIIGGLGSIQGTLLGAIMVGLMANYIGYLAPKLALASNMILMVAILLWRPNGLKPAVK, encoded by the coding sequence ATGCAACAGATAAACGATTTTGCAGGCCGGTTGGGCGGGGTGTACCTCTTGCCGGTTGTGGTGGCGGCGCTGGCCTTTGTGATGATCGGGGCGCCGTCGTCTTGGGTGACGCTCACGGTGGCCGGATTGGCGATGGGGATGATGATTTTCCTGATGGCCTCGGGCTTGTCGCTGGTGTTTGGCCTGATGGATGTGCTCAATTTCGGTCATTCGGCTTTTGTCAGCTTTGGCGCGTTTATCGCGGCCAGCGTGCTGGCCTGGCTTTCTGGCTGGCTTGAGGCAGATGCGGTCTCGCTCAACATTGCTGCGTTGTTTCTGGCCTTTGGTGCGGCGATCCTTTTTGGGCTGGTGGCCGGATGGTTCTTTGAAACTGTAATCGTCAAACCTGTCTACAAGGACCACCTGCGCCAGATCCTGATCACCATGGGGGCACTTATTGTGGCCGAGCAGATGATCCTTGCGATCTGGGGTGGCACGCCGGTGTCTGTGCCACGCCCTGAGTTTTTGGAAGGATCGCTGTTGATCGGGGATATCACGATCGAGATTTACCGGATCTTCGCCTTTCTTCTGGGGCTGGGGGTCTATGCCGCGCTGTATCTGACGTTGAACCGGACGCGCATTGGTTTGCTCATCCGTGCCGGGGTGGAAAACCGTGAAATGGTGGAGGCGCTGGGCTTTCGCGTGGACCGGCTGTTTGTGGCGGTGTTCATGCTTGGCTCTGCCCTTGCGGCCCTGGGCGGCGCGATGTGGGCGGGCTATGAGACCTTGATCACACCTGCGCTGGGCGCCGAGATGATGATCGTCGTCTTCATCGTGGTGATCATTGGCGGGCTCGGGTCGATCCAGGGAACGTTGCTGGGCGCGATCATGGTCGGGCTGATGGCCAACTACATCGGGTATCTTGCGCCCAAGCTGGCGTTGGCGTCGAACATGATCCTGATGGTGGCGATCCTTCTGTGGCGGCCCAATGGCCTCAAACCGGCGGTGAAGTAA